In Saprospiraceae bacterium, the sequence GAGACTTTTTCTTGGAAGGATTGATCATTGTATTAACATCTTTGACATTTACGCCATAATGCTTTTCTATAGCTTTTTGAATCTCAATCTTGTTGGCTTCCTTGTGCACTAAAAAAGTGTATCGGGGAAGACTACTGCTCAGCTTCTCAGCCTTTTCAGAGATCACAGGTCGAAATAATATCTTCTTTTCCATTTTAATTATTATTTAGAAGATGGTGAAAGGGTTTCAACTAATTTGGCGATCGCACTTTCAGCCAGCACCACCACATTGGAATTCAATATGGCGTAGGTGTACACATCTTTGGCATTGAGCA encodes:
- the rplW gene encoding 50S ribosomal protein L23 yields the protein MEKKILFRPVISEKAEKLSSSLPRYTFLVHKEANKIEIQKAIEKHYGVNVKDVNTMINPSKKKSRSTKRKVSVGLKPSYKKAIVTLTEGDSINIYGEI